In a genomic window of Planifilum fimeticola:
- the argH gene encoding argininosuccinate lyase, producing the protein MERERRNREEWLLSEGTTFPGRTYVECLLKPLFNDQRDTLFHAMIQVHRAHVLMLYDRQILKRSEAARILRAVEEVARTDPRKLQYDPRYEDLFFLVEGKIAERIGEELAGNMHIARSRNDMGVAMYRIALRERILSLIDKTLSLREALLETGGQHLETVMPAYTHTQPAQPTTLGHYLLAVQDGLARDTSRLKNAFHQVNRSPLGSAAITTTGFDICRDAVKDALGFDDLVENSYDAIAGADYLGETATAVALMMTNLGRWIQDLLLFCTREFQAVRVADPYVQISSIMPQKRNPVSVEHSRSLASSAAADALAVLTMIHNTPFGDVVDTEDDLQPHLYRAIDKSQRVLGLMTAVIRTLEVNRELLGRRAREGAITITEWADTMVREKGIPLRTAHRIAARISRSAWRENRELDELTPEQVRKEALEAAGVDLRLTEEELARLSDPLHFIRVRKCRGGPHPAETRRMLEARNEQLTREQRWLKDTLNRLNQAQAQVMRRVGELTGKS; encoded by the coding sequence ATGGAGCGTGAAAGGCGGAACCGGGAGGAGTGGCTCCTGTCGGAGGGCACTACCTTTCCCGGAAGAACCTACGTGGAATGCCTGCTGAAACCGCTCTTCAACGACCAGCGGGACACCCTGTTCCACGCCATGATCCAGGTGCACCGCGCCCATGTGCTCATGCTGTACGACCGGCAGATTCTGAAAAGATCGGAGGCCGCCCGCATCCTCCGGGCAGTGGAAGAGGTGGCCCGCACCGATCCGCGCAAGCTACAGTACGACCCCCGCTATGAGGATCTGTTTTTCCTGGTCGAGGGCAAAATCGCCGAACGGATCGGGGAAGAGCTGGCGGGAAACATGCACATCGCCCGCAGCCGGAACGACATGGGCGTGGCCATGTATCGCATCGCCCTCCGGGAGCGGATTCTCTCCCTGATCGACAAAACCCTGTCCCTGCGGGAAGCGCTCCTCGAAACCGGCGGGCAGCACCTGGAGACGGTGATGCCCGCCTACACCCACACCCAACCGGCCCAACCCACCACCCTGGGTCATTATCTCCTGGCAGTGCAGGATGGATTGGCCCGGGATACGTCGCGGCTCAAAAACGCTTTTCACCAGGTCAACAGGAGCCCCCTCGGTTCGGCGGCCATCACCACCACCGGCTTCGACATCTGCCGCGACGCGGTGAAGGACGCACTGGGATTTGACGATCTGGTGGAAAACTCCTACGACGCGATCGCCGGAGCCGATTACCTGGGGGAAACCGCCACCGCAGTGGCACTTATGATGACCAACCTCGGGCGCTGGATCCAGGATCTCCTCCTCTTCTGCACGCGGGAATTCCAGGCGGTCCGGGTCGCCGATCCCTATGTGCAGATCAGCAGCATCATGCCGCAAAAGCGGAATCCCGTTTCCGTGGAACATTCCCGTTCCCTGGCGAGCAGCGCCGCAGCCGACGCCTTGGCGGTCTTGACGATGATCCACAACACCCCCTTCGGCGATGTCGTCGACACGGAGGACGATCTCCAGCCCCATCTGTATCGGGCCATCGACAAGAGTCAGCGCGTTCTCGGTCTGATGACGGCGGTGATTCGCACCCTGGAGGTCAACCGGGAGCTCCTCGGGCGACGGGCCCGGGAAGGGGCCATCACCATCACGGAGTGGGCGGACACCATGGTACGGGAAAAGGGAATCCCCCTCCGGACGGCCCATCGCATCGCTGCCCGGATCTCCCGGAGCGCCTGGCGGGAAAACCGGGAGCTGGACGAGCTGACGCCGGAACAGGTCCGAAAGGAAGCCCTGGAGGCGGCGGGCGTCGATCTGCGACTCACCGAAGAAGAACTGGCCCGCCTTTCGGATCCCCTTCATTTCATACGGGTGCGGAAGTGCCGGGGAGGCCCTCACCCCGCGGAAACGCGCCGGATGCTGGAAGCGAGGAACGAGCAGTTGACCCGGGAACAGCGATGGCTGAAGGATACCCTGAACCGGCTGAACCAGGCCCAAGCCCAAGTGATGCGCAGAGTCGGGGAATTGACGGGAAAAAGCTAA
- a CDS encoding ABC transporter permease — protein MADRLLKSLRSEKAFTILLLIPILAVLFAYVLYPSFRTLTESLTAEGRFSLEHYRKFFSPETLTNLEALWNSLYISILSVLLSGLVGVPLAFIFNRYDFPGRSFFAAAAVLPIVLPPLVGVMSFLFLYGESGLITRTLQSLLGLDEPPFRLGGVSGILLVHTYTMYVYFYMTVSAAIHRIDPALEEAATNLGAGRWTVFRRVTLPLLTPALVAASLLVFMTSMASFSAPFLLAGGFRVLSLQIYISKLNGDLEMAATQSVILSIFSISFLLLMRWYQGRRDYGIAGKGVSAHRREVQNPWIKWPLVGLGILGVIILLLPHMTLIVLSFVPEGAWTWQTYPTRFSLENYLLLMEDPNIWEPVKNSLNMAALATAGNFLFGILASYVLVKRKFAGKNLLDILVMLPWALPATVVAMNMILAFNQPTPFTLGNILVGTYWILPLTYFVRDIPLVVRSTNAALEQLDDSLEEAARNLGAGWFTAFRRVVLPLILPGALAGTLLAFVTAVGEFVSSVLLYTIDNRPISIEIMNQLRMFNLGQAAAYAVYQIALIGIVMFISQRFLGVKAHQTL, from the coding sequence ATGGCTGACCGCCTGCTGAAGTCCCTGCGATCGGAAAAGGCCTTCACCATCCTTCTCCTGATCCCGATCCTGGCCGTCCTGTTCGCCTATGTCCTCTATCCCAGCTTTCGCACGCTGACGGAAAGCCTGACCGCGGAGGGGCGGTTTTCCCTGGAGCACTACCGGAAGTTTTTCAGCCCGGAGACGCTGACCAACCTGGAGGCTTTGTGGAACAGCCTGTACATCTCGATACTGAGCGTGCTCCTCAGCGGATTGGTCGGTGTTCCGCTGGCCTTCATCTTCAACCGGTACGATTTTCCCGGGCGATCCTTCTTCGCCGCCGCAGCCGTGTTGCCCATCGTCCTCCCGCCCCTGGTCGGGGTGATGTCCTTCCTGTTTCTTTACGGGGAATCGGGGCTGATCACCCGCACGCTGCAATCCCTGCTGGGCCTGGATGAGCCCCCCTTCCGGCTGGGGGGCGTCTCCGGCATCCTGCTGGTGCACACCTACACGATGTACGTCTACTTTTACATGACCGTATCCGCGGCCATCCACCGGATCGATCCGGCGCTGGAAGAAGCGGCGACCAACCTGGGGGCCGGGCGGTGGACGGTTTTCCGCCGCGTCACCCTGCCCCTCCTGACGCCGGCACTGGTGGCGGCATCGCTGCTCGTGTTCATGACCTCGATGGCCTCCTTCAGTGCCCCCTTCCTCCTCGCCGGAGGCTTTCGGGTGCTCAGCCTGCAGATCTACATCTCCAAGCTGAACGGGGATCTGGAGATGGCCGCCACCCAGTCGGTGATTCTATCCATCTTTTCCATCTCCTTTCTCCTTCTGATGCGCTGGTACCAGGGGAGGAGGGACTACGGCATCGCCGGCAAGGGGGTGAGCGCTCACCGGCGGGAAGTGCAGAACCCGTGGATCAAATGGCCCCTCGTCGGTCTGGGAATCCTCGGGGTGATCATTCTGCTCCTCCCCCATATGACGCTGATCGTCCTCTCCTTCGTTCCCGAGGGGGCTTGGACCTGGCAGACATACCCGACCCGGTTCAGTTTGGAAAACTACCTGCTGTTGATGGAGGACCCGAACATCTGGGAACCGGTGAAAAACAGCCTGAACATGGCCGCTTTGGCCACCGCGGGCAATTTTCTCTTCGGAATTCTCGCCTCCTACGTCCTGGTCAAGCGAAAATTCGCCGGAAAAAATCTGCTCGACATCCTGGTCATGCTTCCCTGGGCCCTGCCCGCCACGGTGGTGGCGATGAACATGATCCTGGCCTTCAATCAGCCGACACCCTTTACCTTGGGGAACATCCTGGTGGGAACCTATTGGATTCTCCCGCTGACCTACTTCGTCCGCGACATCCCGTTGGTGGTGCGGTCCACCAACGCCGCCCTGGAACAACTGGACGACAGTCTGGAGGAGGCGGCCCGCAACCTGGGAGCCGGATGGTTCACCGCCTTCCGCCGGGTGGTCCTCCCCCTCATCCTGCCCGGGGCCCTGGCGGGAACCCTGCTCGCCTTCGTGACGGCGGTCGGAGAGTTTGTCTCTTCCGTGCTCCTCTATACCATCGACAACCGGCCGATCTCCATCGAAATCATGAACCAGCTCCGGATGTTCAACCTGGGGCAGGCCGCGGCGTACGCCGTTTATCAAATCGCCCTGATCGGCATCGTGATGTTTATCTCCCAGCGGTTCCTGGGGGTAAAGGCCCATCAAACCCTGTAG
- a CDS encoding ABC transporter ATP-binding protein: MSRVELKQVVKRFGDVTAVKRLNLSICEGEFFTLLGPSGCGKTTILRMIAGFYQPSEGQIFFDGNDVTHLPPHRRDTGMVFQNYALFPHMTVMENVAFGLQVRKRPREEIKRRVEEALAQVRLAGYGERRISQLSGGQQQRVALARSLVIRPRILLLDEPLSNLDARLRDEMRTEIIKLQRSLGITTVYVTHDQTEALSMSDRIAVFNQGVCQQVGTPMEVYNTPNNSFVATFVGETNLLPCTVRSVTPETVTVSCGEWVLSVDNRPENVASLPSDPAGKSIFASIRPEGIRLTDEPAPNAVKGTVTLVQFTGSALQCTAELEGGITLRALFLNLRRGMERIRKGETLWFDLPKEQIRLVPPAAGGETDG, encoded by the coding sequence TTGAGTCGAGTGGAATTAAAGCAAGTGGTCAAGCGGTTCGGTGACGTGACGGCCGTCAAGCGGCTGAACCTGTCGATCTGCGAGGGGGAATTCTTCACCCTGCTGGGTCCCAGCGGTTGCGGAAAAACCACCATTCTCCGGATGATCGCCGGGTTTTACCAGCCGTCGGAGGGCCAAATCTTCTTCGACGGCAACGATGTCACGCACCTTCCCCCGCACCGGCGGGACACGGGCATGGTTTTTCAAAATTATGCCCTTTTCCCCCATATGACCGTGATGGAAAACGTCGCCTTCGGCCTACAGGTCCGCAAACGCCCCCGGGAGGAGATCAAGCGGCGCGTCGAAGAGGCCCTGGCCCAGGTGAGGCTGGCGGGCTACGGGGAACGGCGGATCAGCCAGCTGAGCGGCGGACAACAGCAACGGGTCGCCCTGGCGCGCTCCCTGGTCATCCGGCCGCGGATTCTTCTTCTGGACGAGCCCCTGAGCAATCTGGACGCCCGCCTGCGGGACGAGATGCGAACGGAAATCATCAAACTTCAACGGTCCCTGGGCATCACCACGGTGTACGTCACCCACGATCAGACCGAAGCCCTGTCGATGAGCGACCGGATTGCCGTCTTCAACCAGGGAGTGTGCCAGCAGGTGGGCACGCCGATGGAAGTCTACAACACGCCGAACAATTCCTTCGTGGCCACCTTTGTCGGGGAAACCAACCTGCTTCCCTGCACGGTGCGGAGCGTCACTCCGGAGACAGTGACCGTCTCCTGCGGAGAATGGGTCCTCAGCGTCGACAACCGTCCGGAAAACGTCGCTTCCCTCCCTTCCGATCCCGCGGGGAAATCGATCTTCGCCTCCATCCGGCCGGAGGGGATTCGCTTGACCGACGAACCCGCTCCCAATGCGGTAAAGGGAACGGTCACCCTGGTCCAATTCACCGGATCCGCCCTGCAGTGTACGGCCGAATTGGAAGGGGGCATCACCCTGCGGGCGCTCTTCCTCAACCTTCGCCGAGGGATGGAGCGTATCCGCAAGGGGGAGACGCTGTGGTTCGATCTGCCGAAGGAACAAATCCGCCTGGTCCCCCCGGCCGCCGGAGGTGAGACGGATGGCTGA